A region of Pseudoalteromonas aliena SW19 DNA encodes the following proteins:
- a CDS encoding GntR family transcriptional regulator yields MTHTFLNEAPITTASDQVFVDMRREIVEGSIVQGSKISEPELAKRYGVSRATLREALNRLESCYLVERKANVGCRVVALTAERLIEVYQVRSSLEGLACRLAADNMEPEEIKGLKQLLNQHLQTQRVKEGESYYQEAGDLDFHYRIIKGSKNAHLIHLLCNELYQLIRMYRVQMGMVGPRVSKAFDEHLAIINAIENHDGELAEMLMKRHISASQANIQTKFDLLAKQKA; encoded by the coding sequence ATGACACACACATTTTTAAACGAAGCGCCTATTACTACCGCATCAGATCAGGTATTTGTAGATATGCGCCGTGAGATTGTTGAAGGCAGTATAGTTCAAGGCAGTAAAATATCAGAGCCTGAACTTGCAAAGCGTTATGGTGTAAGCCGTGCAACGCTTAGAGAAGCGTTAAATCGCTTAGAGAGTTGCTACCTTGTTGAGCGTAAAGCTAACGTAGGTTGCCGAGTAGTTGCCCTTACCGCTGAGCGTTTGATTGAAGTTTATCAAGTTCGCAGCTCACTTGAAGGTTTGGCATGTAGGCTGGCTGCCGACAATATGGAACCCGAAGAGATAAAAGGCTTAAAGCAATTACTTAATCAGCACTTGCAAACACAACGTGTTAAAGAGGGCGAGTCTTACTATCAAGAAGCCGGCGATTTAGATTTTCATTACCGTATTATTAAAGGCAGCAAAAACGCGCATTTAATTCATTTACTGTGTAATGAGCTTTATCAACTAATAAGAATGTACCGCGTACAAATGGGCATGGTGGGGCCGCGTGTATCAAAAGCGTTTGATGAACATTTAGCTATTATTAACGCTATTGAAAACCACGACGGCGAACTCGCTGAAATGCTAATGAAGCGCCACATCAGTGCATCGCAAGCCAATATTCAAACCAAATTCGACTTATTAGCTAAGCAAAAAGCATAA
- the rsmF gene encoding 16S rRNA (cytosine(1407)-C(5))-methyltransferase RsmF, which produces MNANTFIPEHFIDDVKTYLPAHLNLDDFLNACRRPLRKSIRVNTLKISIEEFVERATEKNWLLTPIPWCSKGFWLERPSDEEQNLALGNTDLHLSGAMYVQEASSMLPPIALKQSIELTGTQNNTVLDMASAPGSKTSQLAALMNNQGVLVANELSSSRLKVLSATLKRMGVGNCALSHFDGVIFGNYMFECFDSILLDAPCSGEGTVRKDADALKNWSIESNIEIAQVQKDLIKSAFYALKPGGTLVYSTCTLTPLENQQVCDYLLSEFGDYIAPESLSDLFEGASKATTSEGYLHVWPQTFDSEGFFIAKFKKHASCDNPNQTVKKGAFPFNEFDKKQSVAFMQSLKKHFGLTNLPGNLMQRDKELWLFPQGFEALQNKIKYARLGIQIGIIHKNGVRLTHEFATVFGNECKTNIYALNNEQANDYFQGKDIRLTEATQTIGEVVLTLCGCPIGLGKWQKNKIKNSLPRDLVQNTQLISWI; this is translated from the coding sequence GTGAACGCCAACACTTTTATTCCTGAGCACTTTATTGATGACGTAAAAACCTATTTACCAGCGCATCTAAACTTAGATGACTTTTTAAATGCGTGTCGCAGGCCACTCAGAAAATCTATCCGCGTTAATACATTAAAAATTAGCATTGAAGAATTTGTAGAACGTGCAACTGAAAAAAATTGGCTGCTAACCCCTATCCCTTGGTGCAGTAAAGGCTTTTGGTTAGAACGCCCAAGCGATGAAGAGCAAAATCTGGCCCTTGGTAATACTGACTTACATTTAAGTGGTGCAATGTACGTACAAGAAGCAAGTTCAATGTTGCCGCCTATTGCCTTAAAACAAAGTATTGAACTCACAGGCACTCAAAATAACACTGTACTTGATATGGCATCAGCACCAGGCTCTAAAACCTCACAGTTAGCTGCGCTTATGAATAACCAAGGCGTGCTTGTTGCAAACGAGCTTTCGTCATCTCGTTTAAAGGTACTTAGCGCAACACTCAAACGTATGGGGGTTGGTAACTGTGCGCTCTCGCACTTTGATGGCGTTATATTTGGCAACTACATGTTTGAATGCTTTGATAGCATATTGCTAGACGCACCCTGCTCTGGTGAAGGTACTGTGCGTAAAGACGCCGACGCACTTAAAAATTGGTCAATCGAATCAAATATCGAAATAGCCCAAGTACAAAAAGACTTAATCAAAAGCGCATTTTACGCATTAAAGCCAGGTGGCACCTTAGTGTACTCAACTTGTACACTTACTCCACTTGAAAACCAACAAGTGTGTGATTATTTACTCAGTGAATTTGGCGACTATATAGCGCCTGAGTCCCTAAGTGATTTATTTGAAGGTGCAAGTAAAGCAACAACAAGTGAAGGCTATTTGCATGTTTGGCCGCAAACCTTCGATAGCGAAGGCTTTTTTATTGCTAAATTTAAAAAGCACGCAAGTTGCGATAACCCAAATCAAACTGTTAAAAAAGGCGCGTTTCCGTTTAACGAGTTTGATAAAAAACAAAGCGTCGCGTTTATGCAGTCGCTTAAAAAACACTTTGGGTTAACTAATCTACCTGGCAACTTAATGCAGCGCGACAAAGAACTGTGGTTATTTCCACAAGGGTTTGAAGCCCTGCAAAATAAAATTAAGTACGCACGTTTAGGCATTCAGATTGGCATTATTCATAAAAATGGGGTGAGGCTAACACATGAGTTTGCAACTGTATTTGGCAATGAATGCAAAACTAATATTTACGCGTTAAATAACGAGCAAGCAAATGATTATTTTCAAGGTAAAGATATACGCTTAACTGAAGCAACTCAAACAATAGGTGAGGTGGTATTAACACTGTGCGGCTGCCCTATTGGGCTGGGTAAATGGCAAAAAAATAAGATTAAAAATTCATTACCACGAGATCTGGTACAAAATACACAATTAATCAGCTGGATTTAA
- a CDS encoding VpsP family polysaccharide biosynthesis protein translates to MQAAILAMVTLCIIYLSVQSMRANSWYFSARNTVQHMTADPADYSRLSDAKHAIALATQLEPSHPHYWQLSAHINMLTINAFKDSTEATQANNMQIYKEAEQALLKSVELRQSWAETWIALAQVVSYQEGASERVYEYIQQAKSVGPNKLSVHLGIIQLALINWPNLSPKFKALYVAELNLAVKHGYHFFEVFNLAKQVNRLPTLCLSLQFGNAFEDVRAAHLYKVHCK, encoded by the coding sequence ATGCAAGCCGCTATTTTGGCTATGGTTACTTTATGCATCATTTATCTTAGTGTTCAGAGTATGCGTGCTAATTCTTGGTACTTCAGTGCACGTAATACTGTGCAGCATATGACTGCTGATCCAGCCGATTACTCGCGGCTATCTGATGCAAAACATGCTATTGCCTTGGCAACTCAGTTAGAACCTTCGCACCCACATTATTGGCAGTTAAGTGCGCATATAAATATGTTAACTATTAATGCCTTTAAAGATTCAACTGAAGCTACGCAAGCCAATAATATGCAAATTTATAAAGAGGCTGAGCAAGCGCTTTTAAAGTCAGTTGAGTTAAGGCAAAGCTGGGCTGAAACATGGATTGCATTAGCGCAAGTTGTTAGTTATCAAGAAGGGGCCAGTGAACGTGTTTATGAATATATTCAACAAGCAAAGTCCGTTGGGCCAAATAAATTAAGTGTTCATTTAGGGATCATTCAACTTGCTTTAATAAATTGGCCAAATTTATCGCCTAAGTTTAAAGCGCTATACGTTGCTGAATTAAATTTGGCAGTTAAACACGGATACCATTTTTTTGAAGTGTTTAATTTAGCTAAACAAGTTAATAGACTCCCTACATTGTGCTTGTCACTTCAATTTGGTAATGCGTTTGAAGACGTTAGAGCGGCCCACCTGTATAAAGTACACTGTAAATAA
- a CDS encoding tyrosine-protein phosphatase has translation MIDIHSHILPGIDDGAKDLDEALALLKIAQSDGITHMVATPHIHLGRFNNASSHIYDDLANLKTHAINAGITIKLAVAAEVRLDVELMALIMANKLPFIGHIEGVNYLLLELPHSHVPQGYDKFISWLAKQNIKVIIPHPERNRDIQEKPFYIEHLKQLGCEFQLTASSLEGHWGDKAKQICEDMLKADLVRYVATDAHSVKRRPPILSNAKQIVSDLIGSEKATKLFLTNPWHLTESLFSD, from the coding sequence ATGATTGATATACACTCTCATATTTTGCCAGGAATTGATGATGGCGCTAAAGATTTAGATGAAGCTTTAGCGTTATTAAAAATAGCGCAAAGCGATGGTATAACGCATATGGTAGCTACCCCGCACATTCATCTAGGGCGCTTTAATAATGCGAGTTCTCATATATATGATGATCTCGCTAATTTAAAAACGCATGCTATAAATGCGGGGATCACGATTAAGTTAGCAGTCGCTGCTGAGGTTCGTTTAGATGTAGAGCTTATGGCATTAATAATGGCGAATAAACTCCCTTTTATTGGCCACATTGAAGGTGTGAACTATTTATTATTAGAGTTACCCCATTCGCATGTACCTCAAGGTTACGATAAGTTTATTTCGTGGTTAGCAAAACAAAATATTAAAGTAATAATTCCTCATCCTGAGCGTAACCGTGATATTCAAGAAAAACCGTTTTATATAGAACATTTAAAACAACTCGGTTGTGAGTTTCAATTAACGGCATCAAGCCTAGAAGGGCACTGGGGCGATAAAGCTAAGCAAATTTGCGAAGATATGCTTAAAGCCGATTTAGTCAGATATGTGGCAACCGATGCACATTCAGTAAAGCGCAGGCCACCAATATTAAGTAATGCAAAGCAAATTGTTAGTGATTTAATTGGCTCTGAAAAAGCAACTAAGTTATTTTTAACAAATCCTTGGCATTTAACTGAGTCTTTATTTAGTGATTAA